The Mycobacterium riyadhense sequence GCGGCGCCCTCGGTGCCAACGGGGTCAACCCCACCCCGGACGCCCCGACCGGCACCGCCGCCACAGGAACGGCGGGACAAACCGGTGGTGCCGTCGGTGGCGCCGGCGGCGACGGCACCGCTGGCACCGCAGCCACAAATGTTGGCGGCACCGGCGGGACAGGCGGAAACACAACAGCACCCACCTCAGTCGGCGGTGTCGGCGGCAAAGGCGGGAACGGCGGCAACGGCTTCAACCAGAACGGGGGCGTCGGCGGTACTGGCGGTGAGGGTATTGCTCTTGTTCCCACCGAACACCAGAACTACCAGGGTGGTAGCGGCGGTACTGGTGGTACCGGTTCGAGTGGCGCTGACGGCGGCAGGGGTGGCGACGGCGGTCGTGCCCTATCCGTGCAAGCCAGCACCAATGCAACTGGAAAGGGTGGAGTGGGCGGCACCGGCGGGATCGGCGGATTCGGTGGTGGTACCGGCGGTGCCGGTGGCGACGGCGGCAACGTCGACAATATGACTGGTGTCGGCGGCAAAGGTGGCGACGGTGGCACCGGCGGCGCGTCCGCGGGCGGTTTCTCCGGCGGCGAGGGTGGGGCCGGTGGAGCCGGAGGCGCCGGCGGATCGGTAATGGGCGACGGCGGCAACGGCGGCATCGGCGGTGACGGCGGTGCCGGCGGTGCCGGCCTCAAGGGTGGCACCGGCGGGGCCGGCGGAACCGGGGGCAACAGCCTGTTCAACGCCCAAAGTAAGGGCGGCGCCGGTGGCAACGGCGGAACGGGCGGCATCGGTGGCAACGGCGGCGCGGGTGGCAACGGCGGTAGCGGCGGCGCGGGCGGCACCGCGACTCACGGCATCTCCGGGGAACAAGGCAGCGGCGGCGCCGGCGGCAACGGCGGTGTAGGCGGCGCCGGCGGCGACGGCGGAGCCGCCGGCAGGGGCGGAGTAGGCGGGGACGGCCACGTGGGAGCGAGCGGCAAGATCGGAGCGACCGGTGCCCATGGAGGTTCAGGGATCGACGGCCAGCCCGGCGCGGGATAACCGTCGTCAGATCCCGCCGCGGGCCACCAGCTGCTGTGCGATCACATTGCGCTGGATCTCATTGGTGCCCTCACCGACGATCATCAACGGCGCATCGCGGAAGTAGCGCTCGACGTCGTATTCGGTCGAGTAGCCATAGCCGCCGTGGATGCGCACCGCGTTCAAAGCGATCTCCATCGCGACCTCGGAGGCGAACAGCTTTGCCATCCCGGCTTCCATGTCGCAGCGCTGGCCGCTGTCGTAGCGCTCGGCGGCATAAAAGGTGAGCTGGCGAGCGGCGGTGAGCTTGGTGGCCATGTCGGCCAGGTAGTTGCCGACGGACTGGTGCCGCCAAATCGGCTGACCGAAGCTCTCACGCTGCTGGGCATATTCCAGCGAGTCCTGCAGCGCCGCCGTCGCCACACCCAATGCCCTCGCGGCCACCTGAATCCGGCCCGTCTCAAGGCCTTTCATCATCTGCGCAAATCCTTGGCCCGCTTGGCCACCCAGTATCGCCGACGCCGGCACCCGGTAATCGTCGAACGACAGCTCGCAGGACTCCACGCCCTTGTAGCCCAACTTGGGCAGGTCCCGCGACACCGTCAGGCCCGGCCCGGGTTCGGCTAGGACGATAGAGATGCCCTTGTGTCGGGGCGTGGCGTTCGGGTCGGTCTTGCACAGCAACGCGATCAGTCCGGACCGCCGCGCATTGCTGATCCACGTCTTGGAACCATTGATCCGCAGGCCGTCAATGGCACGACCGGTGCCAAAGGGCACAGCGGTGGTCGACATGTTCTGCAGGTCGGACCCGCCGCCCGGTTCGGTCAGCGCCATGGTGGCCCGCAGTTCGCCGGTGGCCATCGACGGCAGGTAGGCCCGCTTCTGCTCCTCGGTGCCGAACAGCGTCAGCAGCTTGGCGACCACGGTGTGCCCGCCCATCGCACCGGCCAGGCTCATCCAGCCGCGGGCCAGCTCCTGGGTGACCTGCACGTAACACGGCATCGACACCGGCGATCCGCCGTACTCGTCGGGAATGGCCAGACCGTAGATGCCGATCCGCTTCATCTGCTCGAGCCACGCCTCAGGGTAGGTGTTGGCGTGTTCGACCTCGCGGACAGTGGGTTTGACGTCGCGGTCGATGAACCTCCGCACGGTGGCGACCAGCATCTCTTCGTCGTCGTTCAGTTCACTGCTCACCTGTGCCATATTGACCCCGTGACATACGCGGATATTCGCGAGGGTGGGCCATACTTCGACGACCTGTCGGTAGGTCAGGTATTCGACTGGGCGCCGTCGATGACGCTGTCGCCGGGGCTGGCGGCCGCTCATCAGGCGATCGTGGGCGACCGGTTGCGACTGGCCCTCGACGCCGATCTGTGCGCAGCGGTCACCGGCGCGTCGGCGGCCCTGGCGCATCCGGGCTTGGTGTGCGATGTGGCGATCGGCCAATCGACGTTGGTGACCCAACGAGTTAAGGCCAACCTGTTTTACCGTGGGCTGACATTCCACCGGTTTCCGGTGATCGGCGACACCATCTACACCCGCACCGAAGTGGTTGGGCTGCGAGCGAATTCGGCTAAGCCGGGCCGGGCGCCAACGGGAATGGCGGCGTTGCGGATGACCACCATCGATCAGGCCGACCGGTTGGTCCTCGACTTCTACCGCTGCGCCATGCTGCCCGCCAGCCCGGATTGGCGCGCCGACGAACCTGGCGACGATCTGTCGACGATCGGGGCCGACGCGCCGCCGCCTGCCGTCGATCCCACCGCTGACTGGAATGGCGAGGTCTTCCGGAAACGGGTGCCGGGGCCGCATTTCGACGCCGGCATTGCCGGCACGGTAAGGCACAGCACCGGCGACCTGGTCAGCAGCGCGCCCGAATTGGCGCGACTCACTCTGAACATCGCTGCCACACACCATGATTCGCGGCTAGCGGGACAACGGCTGGTCTACGGCGGGCACACCATCGGCTTGGCGTTCGCGCAGGCCTGTCGGCTGATGCCCAACCTGGTGACGGTCCTGGGCTGGACGCACTGCGACCACACCGGGCCGGTCCGCGAGGGCGACACCCTTTACAGCGAGCTGCACGTCGAATCGGCCGAATCGACCCCGAACGGGGGCGTGCTCGGGTTGCGCTCGTTGGTCTACGCGGCCAGCGCGTCAGAAGAGCCAGACCGGCCGGTGCTGGACTGGCGATTTAGCGCGCTGCAATTCTGAGGCCTGCGCGGGCCGCGAGCACAATGGTGAGCGTGAGCCGCGCGTCGTACAGGTGGGGGAGCAGCGGGCTGGCCTACCTGACCGGTCTGCCGGATGGACCACCCGACTTCTCCCGCGCCAACGTGCTGGCTCATGCCGAGCGGATTGCCGCCGATGCGGCCACCCTGCTGACGGGCCGTGCGGGGTTGCTCGGGTTGAGCCGCGGTGGCCGGGTGTCCGCGGGTGGCGCCACCCGGTTGTTCCAAGCACATGACGGCTGGTGTGCGATCACGCTGTCTCGCCCCGACGACATTGCCGCAGTCCCCGCGTTGCTGCACACCGATGAAACACCCAAAGACCCCTGGCCCATGTTGCAGCGGTGGGCCGCAACACGTCTGGTGGCCGGGATCACCGAGCGCGCCGAACTGCTCGACATCCCCGCCACCGCCCTCGGTGAGGCCACGGCCGTACCACCGCGGATACGCCGCGTCGGGCCGCGGACGCCCGCCCGCGGTCCGGCCGGCCTGCTGGTGGCGGAACTGTCCTCGATGTGGGCCGGTCCGCTGTGCGCGCACCTGTTGGCCCGGGCCGGCGCAACGGTGGTCAAGGTGGAAAGCCCGCGCCGCCCCGACGGCACCCGAGCCGGCAATCGGGCCTTCTTCGACTGGATCAACGGCGAAAAGCTGTCCTACTGCCTCGATTTCGATCGCGACGGCCACGAGCTGCGCCAGCTGCTGTCGGTCGCCGACGTCGTGATCGAAGGGTCGCGGCCCGCCGCACTGGTGCGGCGAGGGCTCGGCCCGCGGGACGTCGCGCCGCGGGCCGGCCGAACCTGGGTGCGCATTACCGGACATGGCGAGCGGTCCCGACGACCCGCGTTCGGTGACGACGCCGCAGTGGCCGGTGGCCTGATCGGCGCGGGGACGGTGTTCTGCGGGGACGCTATCGCCGACCCGCTGGCCGGGTTGGAGGCCAGCCTGGCCGTGACCGAATCGCTGGACCGTGGCGGCGGCGAACTGATCGACGTTTCCATGGCCGCCGTCGCCGCGACCTATGCGGCGCTGCCGATCCAGGCAGCGGTCTCGGCGGACCCAGCCCTACCGCCGTCCAAACCCCGAGTGTCCAAACCCGCCGCCGCCCTCGGCGCCGATAACGACGCCGTGCGTCGCTTGGTCTGCGAAAGGCAGTGCCTCTCGTGCTGATTCGGCAGGCCACGCTGCTGGACGGGGCGATGGTCGACATCCGGGTGGGTGCCCGGATCGAGGACGTCGGCCAGGATCTGGCTGCCAGGCACGGGGAGGGCGTGCTCGACGCGCGTGGCGGAACCGTGCTGCCCGGGCTCCACGACCACCATGTGCACCTGCGCTCGGCGGCCTCCGCGATGGATTCGCTTTCCGTAGGACCTCCCGCAGTAAGGACCAAAGAACAACTGGCGCGGGTACTTTCGAGTGCTGTGCCGGGCCCGGACGGGTGGATTCGCGCTGTCGGCTATCACGAGTCGGTTGCCGGCGAGCTGGACAAGACCTCCCTCGACGCCGTCGTGACCACCCATCCGGTGCGGATCCAGCACCGCAGCGGCGCGCTATGGATCCTCAACTCCGCGGCCTTGGGTCGAGTCGGCCTCCCCGACCATCCCGACGGGCGTCTGCGCAGCTCTGACCGCGGCTGGTCGGACGCGCTGCGGCGCCGCGAAACCGACCTAGCGGAACTCAGCCGCCGCATCACCGCGACCGGCGTCACCGGCGTCACCGACGCCACACCCGATCTCGACGCCGGCGACCTGGTTTCGCTGATGCTTGCGCACCGTCGCGGCGAGTTCCGGCCACGGGTGCGCTTGCTTTCACCGGGCAAGAAGATCCTGGAGGACGACGATCTCGACTTGGATGCCCTGACGACGTGGATCACCGACCACCACGGCGCCGGCCAACCGGTCGCCATGCACTGCGTGACCGCCGCCCAATTGGTGGTGACGATCGCGGCTCTGCGCGTGGCGGGGAGTCATCCATTCGACCGCATCGAGCACGCGGCGGTCGTCCCCGACGATAACCTGACCGACTTGGCCGAACTGGGCCTCACCGTGGTGACACAGCCCAACTTCGTTGCCGAGCGCGGCGATCAGTACCTCGCCGAGGTCCCGGTCCACGAGCATGGTCAGCTGTGGCGGGTCGCTTCACTGCTGAATGCGCGTGTGCCCGTCGCATTTTCGACCGATATGCCGTTCGGCAACGGTGATCCATGGGCGGCGATGCGGGCTGCGGTGCGCCGCACGACGCCTAGTGGAAAGATCCTCAATGGCGGTGAATGTGTCCCGGCGCGAACGGCTTTGACAATGTTTCTGGGCTGGTCGGATCGGCCGGGTCGCGCGCGGACCGTCGAAATCGGGGAGCCGGGCGACCTTTGCGTGCTCTCCGAGCCCCCGACGGCTGTGCTGGCCGAGCTGGATGCCGGCATGGTTGCCGCCACGATCATTGGCGGCGAGCTTGTCTACTTCGCGATGTGACCCGTCAGACCCAGTGCCGCACGCAAACTTTCACACTGCATGTCGAAAAACTGTCGTGATACCGGAGCGTTCGTAGCCACCAGGTCGAAACCATGGAACGCACCGGGCACCACCTCGAGTTGGCAGGGCACCGCGGCCTCGACCAGCCGCGCGGCATAGGCAAGATCCTCGTCATGGAACAGGTCGTGCGTGCCCACGCCGATCCACGCCGGGGGCAGTCCGCTCAGGTCGTCGTGCCTGGCCGGGACGGCGACCGTCGGGTCCGCATCGCCGAGGTACGCCGTCCAGCCGAAGCGATTGGCGCGTGGGTCCCACAATCGGTAGCGCGGGTTGGCCGGGGCCGCCGAACTGCGGTCATCAAGCATCGGGTATGCCAGCAACTGAAATGCCGGTGCAATCTCGCCGCGGTCGCGGGCCAGCAGGGCTAGCGCCGCCGCGAGCCCGGCGCCGGCGCTGGCGCCCCCGATCGCTACCCGTGACCGATCGACCGCGGGCAGTCCCGCCAACCAGGTGAACGCGGAGTAGCAATCTTCCAGCGGTGCGGGATAGGGATGTTCGGGTGCCAGTCGGTAATCCACCGATGCCACGGTGATGCCCAGCCGTGCGCTGAACCGGCGACAGCGCACGTCGTCCTGTTGCGCGGTGCCGAGCACGTATCCGCCGCCATGGATCCACAGCAAGGCGGGCGCTGGCTCGGTAATGCCGGTGGGCCGGTAGAGCCGAACGCCGACGCCCGACGGCAGGGTGATTACCTCAACATCGGCGCGTATTCGACGTTGCGCCAGGCCCAACAGGGTACGCATCAGCGGCAACGTTCGGGGACCGACAAGTCGACGCGGCGCGAGGCGGGCAATTCGGCGCAGATCTGGGTGGACATCATCGGCGGGCATCAGGCCAGTATCCATCTGGGCTTGATCCATCTGGGCGTGCATCGGCTCCGAATAGTGCCTGTGAACCATTTCCGCCACACCGGTGCGTCGGCTAGGCGGGTGTGCTTTGTCGGACAATGATCGGGGTATCGATGGGAATGCTGTCGCCGGAATACCGCAGGGGGCCGAGGCTTCGATGGCCATTGGTGCGGGTGGACATCGCGACGCTGGCCCTATGAGCGGCTACGGATTCCCCGCCGGACTGTGGCACATGCTGGAGCAACATCGACCGCCCGGCATCCAGCGGCTAAGACAATTTCGCAGCCCGCTGCGCGGTCCGTGGCTGACATCGGTGTTCGGGCTGGTGCTGCTGGTGACGCTGCCGATCGTGATCCTCACCGGGCTGCTGTCCTACATTGCCTACGCACCGCAGTTCGGCCAGGCCATCCCGGCCGACGTCGGCTGGCTACGACTGCCCATCTTCACGTGGCCCACTCGCCCGTCGTGGCTGTACCGGCTGACGCAGGGGCTGCACGTGGGGCTGGGGCTGGTGCTCATCCCGGTGGTGCTGGCCAAGCTGTGGTCGGTGATCCCGAAGCTGTTCGTCTGGCCGCCGGCGCGTTCGATCGCCCAGCTTCTGGAGCGGTTGTCGTTGCTGATGCTGGTTGGCGGGCTACTCTTCGAGATCGTCACCGGCGTGCTCAACATCCAGTACGACTACATATTCGGGTTCAGCTTCTACGACGCGCACTACTTCGGGGCCTGGGTGTTCATCGTCGGTTTCGTCATGCACATCGCGCTCAAGATTCCGCGCATGGTCACCGGGTTGCGGTCGCTGTCGTTGCGAGAAGTGCTGCGCGCGGGCGTCGCTGACACCCGCCCGGAACCGCCCGATGAGACCGGGTTGGTGGCCGAGAACCCGGTCGAGCCGACGATGAGCAGGCGCGGCGCCCTGGCATTGGTCGGCTCCGGAGTGCTGCTGATCGCGGTGCTGACGGTCGGTCAGACCCTCGGCGGCCCCGCTCGCGGCGCCGCACTCCTGCTGCCGCGAGGCCGCGGCAGGGATTTCCCGGTCAACAAAACGGCCGCCGTCGCCGGGATCACGCCCGAAGCCGTCGGCGAGAACTGGCGGCTGATTCTGCGCGGCGGTCCCTCGGACGTCGTACTGGACCGCGCCGCGCTGGCCGCCATACCGCAACACAGCGCGCGGCTGCCGATCGCCTGCGTCGAGGGATGGTCGACGGTTCAGACCTGGAGTGGGGTGCGGCTGGCCGACCTGGCTCGGATGGCTGGCGTGCCGGTAGCGCGCTCGGCACGAGTGGCATCGCTGCAACGGGGTGGCGCCTTCGGTTCGGCGATCCTGGCGGCCAACCAGATCAGCGACCCCGATGCGCTGTTGGCGCTGCGGGTCAACGGCGCCGATCTGCCCCTGGATCACGGCTATCCGGCCCGGATCATCGTCCCCGCACTGCCCGGTGTGCACAACACCAAATGGGTCACGTCCATCGACTTCGAGCAGAGCTGAGATGTCAAGGCTTTCAAAATGTTTCGCCGCGCACTACGGCTCCAATCCACTACACCTGCTAACCATGGTGTCCGGCTTCGCGCTGCTGGGCTACATCCTGGCTACCTTCAAACCCGCCACGCTGTGGAACCCGAATACCTGGTGGCAGTCGATTGCCGTCTGGTTGGCCGCCGCCATCATCGGCCACGACCTGGTCCTCTTCCCGATCTACGCGCTCGCCGATCGGCTGGTGTCTGGGAAGGACCGGCGACGGCACCACCTATACGTGGTCGCCCGCAACCACATTCGGATCCCGGCCATGGGAGCCGCGCTCACCTTGCTGATCTTTCTGCCGGGCATCATCCAACAGGGCGCCGCCACCTATCAGGCGGCGACTGGAGAGACCCAGCAGCCCTTTCTGGGCAGGTGGCTGCTGCTCACCGCGGCCATGTTCGCCATCAGCGCTCTTGGCTACGCCGCGCGACTCGCAATAGCGCGCTTCAGCGTCGAAAAAGGCGCACCTGACCAGGGAAAATAGCGGATTTTGTGGATACTCGGGCGGCAATCTTCGAATACTGTTAACAGAGAGGGGTACGCTCCACCACATGACCGCGACCGGTCCCACCGCAAAGCCCTGCGTCAAGTGGTTGCTGCGCGCCCGTCCCGCCGACTACTTGCTGGCCTTGAGTGTCGCGGGAGCGTCGCTCCCGGTGGTGGGTAAGCACCTCGAGCCGCTGGGCAGTCTCACCGCGATGGGTGTCTGGGGCGCCCGCCAGGCGCCGGAGATAATGTCCGCGCGGGCGCGCGAATGGCTGACCCCCGGTACTGACGAAATTCGCCGCCGGGATCGTGCCAGCACCCACGAGGTGTCGGTCACGGCCCTGCGGGGCATCGTGTCGGCAGCCGACCTGGACGCGCGCTGGCCGGCCCCGGAGCGCACCGCGCCCGTGTGGCAAGCGCGGCGACACCGTCGCTACCTTTATCGCCGCGGCGTCCACTATGGCGATAGCCCCGTCCAGTTACTCGACGTCTGGCGCCGCAAAGACTTGCCCACCCAACCCGCACCGGTGCTGATTTTCGTCCCGGGCGGAGCCTGGATTCACGGCAATCGCACCATCCAGGGATATGCGCTGATGTCACGCCTGGCCGAGCTGGGGTGGGTGTGTCTGTCGATCGACTACCGCGTCGCCCCGCACCACCGATGGCCGCGCCACATCCTTGATGTCAAGACCGCCATCGCGTGGGCTCGGGCCAATGTCGACAAGTTCGGTGGGGACCGCAATTTCGTTGCGGTGGCGGGTTGCTCGGCCGGCGGACACCTGTCGGCGCTGGCCGGGCTGACCGCCAACTACCCCGCCTTCCAGGGCGAGCTGCCGGAAGGCTCGGACACCTCGGTCGACGCCGTGGTAGGGATTTACGGTCGCTACGACTGGGAAGACCGCTCCACCCCGGAACGGGTCCGGTTCGTCGATTTCCTGGAGCGGGTGGTGGTCAAGCGGAGCATCGACCGGCATCCAGAGGTGTTCCGCGATGCCTCGCCGATCGCCCGGGTGCATACGAATGCGCCACCGTTCCTGGTGGTTCACGGCACCCGCGACAGCGTCATCCCGGTTGAGCAGGCGCGCAGCTTCGTCGAGCGGTTACGGGCGGTTTCGCGCTCGCTGGTCGGCTACGTGGAACTGCCCGGGGCGGGCCACGGCTTCGACCTTCTCGACGGCGCTCGCACTGGCCCGACGGCGCACGCGATTTCCTTGTTTCTCAACCATGTTCACCGCACTCGGGCGCAGTTCGCGAAAGAGGTCATCTGACCGGTTGGCACGTCGCGCTATGAGTAGGGGTCTGCGGTGAAACGACTCAGCGGCTGGGATGCGGTGCTGCTGTACAGCGAGACGCCGAACGTGCACATGCACACCCTCAAGGTCGCCGTGATCGAACTGGACCCGGACCATCGCGGATTCGGCGTCGAAGCGTTTCGCCAGGTCATCGGCGGGCGGATGCACAAGCTGGAGCCGCTCGGCTATCAACTGGTTGACATCCCGTTCAAGTTTCATCACCCGATGTGGCGTGAGCACTGCGAGGTCGATCTCGAATATCACATCCGGCCCTGGAAGCTGGCCGCACCCGGAGGCCGACGTGAATTGGACGATGCGATCGGACGTATCGGCAGCACCCCGCTGGATCGGAGCCGTCCGCTGTGGGAGATGTATTTCGTTGAGGGCCTTGCTAATAACCGGGTCGTGGTGGTCGCCAAGATTCACCACGCGCTCGCCGACGGGGTCGCCTCAGCGAACCTGATGGCGCGCGGGATGGACCTGCTGCCGGCACCCGAAGGCGGCGAGTATGTGTCCGACCCGGCGCCCGGCAAGCGGGAGTTGATGAGTTCGGCGTTCGTGGACCACCTGCGCCACCTGGGTCGGATCCCGGCCACCATCCGCTACACCGCACAGGGTTTGGGACGGGTGCGACGCAGTTCGCGCAAGCTCTCACCGCGGCTGACTATGCCGTTCACCCCGCCGCCGACCTTCATGAATCACATGATCACGCCGCAGCGGATGTTTGCCACCGCCACGCTGGCATTGGCCGACGTCAAGGCGACCGGCAAGCAGCTCGGGGTGACGATCAACGACATGGTGTTGGCCATGTCCACTGGAGCGCTGCGCAACCTGCTGTTGCGCTACGACGGCAAGACCGAACCGCTGCTGGCCTCGGTCCCGGTGAGTTACGACTTCTCGCCGGAGCGGATCTCCGGCAACCATTTCAGCGGAATGATGGTCGCGCTGCCCGCCGACATAGATGACCCGCTGGAGAGGGTGCAGGCCTGTCACGAGAACGCGGTACTGGCCAAGGAGAGTCACCAGCTCATGGGGCCGGAGCTGATCAGCCGCTGGGCGGCCTACTGGCCACCGGCGCCGACGGAGGCGATGTTCCGGTGGATGTCCGGTCGCGACGGGCAGAACAAGATCCTCAATCTGAATGTCTCGAACGTTCCCGGTCCGCGCGAGCGCGGCAGGGTGGGTGGCGCGGTGGTCACCGAGATCTATTCGGTGGGGCCGTTGACCGCCGGCAGCGGTCTGAACATCACCGTGTGGAGTTATGTCGACCAGCTCAACATCTCGGTGCTGACCGACGGTGCCACCGTCAAGGACCCACACGAGGTGACCGAGGCCTTGGTCGCCGACTTCATCGAAATACGCAGGGCTGCAGGGCTTTCCGAGAAGCTGACGGTTATCGAAGACGCAATGGCTCCGGCCTGATTTGCGGCCGTTACGATCGGCTCTGTGAGCGAAGAAGCTACCGAACCCGCCGTCCTCGTTGAACAACGCGACCGGATCCTGATCATCACGATCAACCGTCCACAAGCCAAGAACGCGGTCAACGCGGAGGTCAGCCGCGGGCTTGCCGACGCAATGGATCGGCTGGACGGCGACGCCGGCCTGTCGGTGGCTATCCTGACCGGCGCGGGCGGTTCGTTCTGTGCGGGCATGGACCTCAAGGCGTTCGCTCGCGGCGAGAACGTCGTCGTGGAGGGCCGCGGCTTGGGCTTCACGGAGCGGCCACCCGCAAAGCCGCTGATCGCGGCCGTGGAGGGTTACGCGCTGGCCGGCGGCACGGAGCTGGCGCTGGCCACTGATCTGATCGTGGCGGCCCGCGATTCGGCGTTCGGCATACCCGAGGTCAAGCGCGGGCTGGTTGCTGGCGGCGGCGGACTGCTGCGGTTGCCGGAGCGCATCCCGTATGCGATCGCCATGGAGCTGGCTTTGACTGGTGACAACCTGTCGGCCGAGCGCGCCCACGAGCTGGGGCTGGTCAACATCTTGGCCGAGCCCGGCGGCGCGCTGGACGCCGCCATCTTCCTGGCGGAGAAGATCACGGCCAACGGGCCGCTCGCGGTCGCCGCCACCAAACGGATCATCACCGAATCCCGCGGCTGGAGCCTGGACAACAGGTTCGCCGAGCAGATCAAGATCCTGGGCCCGATCTTCATGTCCAACGACGCCAAGGAGGGCGCGATCGCGTTCGCCGAGAAGCGCCCGCCCCGCTGGACCGGGACTTAACCCGCGAGCAGACGCAAAAGCCCCCATTTTCGTGCCGAAATGGGGGCTTTTGCGTCTGCTCGCGCCACCTAACCTAACCAGCCAGGTAGCGCTGCACCGTCGGCCCCACCCGAGTAACCAAGTCCTCGATGCTTGCTGATGCCAGTGGCTCGATCTTTAGCTGGTAGCGCGCAAATGCCAGCCCGGCCAGATGGCTGGCCACCAGCTCGACGCGCAGCTCGGCGTCGGCCACCCTGAAGTCGGCCGCGACCCGCTCGGCTATCGGGCCAGCAAGGCTGTCGTGCAACACCTTTCGCGCCTGAGGGTGGATGGTCGCCGAACGCCACAGCGTGAGAAAGGGCTCGTAGCCGGCGTCCTCGTCCCAGTGCTCGAGAAAGCGGCGTACCAACCGCGGACCGATGTCCGCGGTTCCCTCGTCCAGCAGCGTGGCCAGCTGGTGTAGCGGGTGCTCGGGACCGGTCAGCGCCGACGCGGTGAACAGCCCTTCCTTGCTGTCGAAGAAGTAATAGACCATCGCGACGTCGACGCCGGCGTCGGCGGCAATGGCGCGGACGGTTGCCCGCTCGTATCCCTCGCGCATGAAACGTTCGCGCGCCGCGTCGATGATGCGCTGCTTGTTCTGCTGACCGGTGCGCCACCGGCCGCTGCGCCGGGCTTCTGACATGCCAGCGAGCATACTTCAACATCCGTTGATCATTGCTCAGCACGGGCGTACGCTGATTCTTGAACGGAGGTTGAAGTATCATGACAAACGCTCGGGAACGGCAACTTTGGTGGCGACACCTGATCTCGTTTCTCATCGCCCCGGTGACGGTGACGCTGGTGATACCGGCGTTGATCGTGGCGTCCACGGGGATTTCGGCCCGGAACCTGCAGTCGCCTGCGACGATCGCGCTGGTCACGGTCGGTGGCCTGCTGATCGCGGTCGGGCTGGGCCTGCTGGTCTGGACGGTGGCGCTGTTTGACCGTGTGGGTGACGGCACCCTCGGGGTGGGCAAGGTGCTCGGCGAGCCGGTCAGGCTGGTGGTGCGCGGCCCGTACCGGCACGTGCGCAACCCGATGATCAGCGGTGTGCTGTGCATTCTGCTCGGCGAGGCCGCTATCACCGCGTCCGGTTGGCTGCTGTTGTGGTTTGCCGTCTTTTTTGCAGTGCTTGCGACCTTCATCCGGTTCTGGGAAGAGCCGCACCTCGAGGGGCGCTACGGCCGCGAGTACGTCGAGTACCGGCGCAACGTGCCAGCCTGGATCCCGCGCCTCTCGGCCTGGAAGTAAAGACCTACGCTGGGATGGGTTACAATATCGCCTAGATTTGTAAAGGCCCGAGATTCAGAAAGATCGAGGATGAGCGTTTCGTTGCTGCTCGAGATGACCGCGTGCAGCAATCCCGATCGCACGGCCATCGTGTCGGGTGACATCCGATGGACGACTCAGCAGCTAAGCGATCTCGCCGACGGCGGCGCGGGCGTTATCACTGCATCGAATGCTCGGCACGTCGCCTACGTCGGCTCCGGCGGCGCCATGCTGCCCCTGCTG is a genomic window containing:
- a CDS encoding acyl-CoA dehydrogenase family protein, producing MNDDEEMLVATVRRFIDRDVKPTVREVEHANTYPEAWLEQMKRIGIYGLAIPDEYGGSPVSMPCYVQVTQELARGWMSLAGAMGGHTVVAKLLTLFGTEEQKRAYLPSMATGELRATMALTEPGGGSDLQNMSTTAVPFGTGRAIDGLRINGSKTWISNARRSGLIALLCKTDPNATPRHKGISIVLAEPGPGLTVSRDLPKLGYKGVESCELSFDDYRVPASAILGGQAGQGFAQMMKGLETGRIQVAARALGVATAALQDSLEYAQQRESFGQPIWRHQSVGNYLADMATKLTAARQLTFYAAERYDSGQRCDMEAGMAKLFASEVAMEIALNAVRIHGGYGYSTEYDVERYFRDAPLMIVGEGTNEIQRNVIAQQLVARGGI
- a CDS encoding MaoC family dehydratase gives rise to the protein MTYADIREGGPYFDDLSVGQVFDWAPSMTLSPGLAAAHQAIVGDRLRLALDADLCAAVTGASAALAHPGLVCDVAIGQSTLVTQRVKANLFYRGLTFHRFPVIGDTIYTRTEVVGLRANSAKPGRAPTGMAALRMTTIDQADRLVLDFYRCAMLPASPDWRADEPGDDLSTIGADAPPPAVDPTADWNGEVFRKRVPGPHFDAGIAGTVRHSTGDLVSSAPELARLTLNIAATHHDSRLAGQRLVYGGHTIGLAFAQACRLMPNLVTVLGWTHCDHTGPVREGDTLYSELHVESAESTPNGGVLGLRSLVYAASASEEPDRPVLDWRFSALQF
- a CDS encoding CoA transferase, encoding MVSVSRASYRWGSSGLAYLTGLPDGPPDFSRANVLAHAERIAADAATLLTGRAGLLGLSRGGRVSAGGATRLFQAHDGWCAITLSRPDDIAAVPALLHTDETPKDPWPMLQRWAATRLVAGITERAELLDIPATALGEATAVPPRIRRVGPRTPARGPAGLLVAELSSMWAGPLCAHLLARAGATVVKVESPRRPDGTRAGNRAFFDWINGEKLSYCLDFDRDGHELRQLLSVADVVIEGSRPAALVRRGLGPRDVAPRAGRTWVRITGHGERSRRPAFGDDAAVAGGLIGAGTVFCGDAIADPLAGLEASLAVTESLDRGGGELIDVSMAAVAATYAALPIQAAVSADPALPPSKPRVSKPAAALGADNDAVRRLVCERQCLSC
- a CDS encoding amidohydrolase family protein, with the protein product MLIRQATLLDGAMVDIRVGARIEDVGQDLAARHGEGVLDARGGTVLPGLHDHHVHLRSAASAMDSLSVGPPAVRTKEQLARVLSSAVPGPDGWIRAVGYHESVAGELDKTSLDAVVTTHPVRIQHRSGALWILNSAALGRVGLPDHPDGRLRSSDRGWSDALRRRETDLAELSRRITATGVTGVTDATPDLDAGDLVSLMLAHRRGEFRPRVRLLSPGKKILEDDDLDLDALTTWITDHHGAGQPVAMHCVTAAQLVVTIAALRVAGSHPFDRIEHAAVVPDDNLTDLAELGLTVVTQPNFVAERGDQYLAEVPVHEHGQLWRVASLLNARVPVAFSTDMPFGNGDPWAAMRAAVRRTTPSGKILNGGECVPARTALTMFLGWSDRPGRARTVEIGEPGDLCVLSEPPTAVLAELDAGMVAATIIGGELVYFAM
- a CDS encoding alpha/beta hydrolase, with the translated sequence MPADDVHPDLRRIARLAPRRLVGPRTLPLMRTLLGLAQRRIRADVEVITLPSGVGVRLYRPTGITEPAPALLWIHGGGYVLGTAQQDDVRCRRFSARLGITVASVDYRLAPEHPYPAPLEDCYSAFTWLAGLPAVDRSRVAIGGASAGAGLAAALALLARDRGEIAPAFQLLAYPMLDDRSSAAPANPRYRLWDPRANRFGWTAYLGDADPTVAVPARHDDLSGLPPAWIGVGTHDLFHDEDLAYAARLVEAAVPCQLEVVPGAFHGFDLVATNAPVSRQFFDMQCESLRAALGLTGHIAK